The Solea solea chromosome 15, fSolSol10.1, whole genome shotgun sequence genome segment CTTTGTCGAGGTGACGTGTACATTTTCTATAAAAGGTAACATTAAAACAAAGAGTATAACAACGCAAGAAGTCGCTCTcacctcctcctttttcttGCAGACAACAGCAAAAACTTTGGTTTGATTGTCGGTCTCCTGTGACAGACGGAAATGACCGAGCAGGACAGGATccagtctgtaaaaaaaataatatattttatgatAGAGACAGAGGGACGTGCCTGTCGCGGCTGTCAAATCCGAGTTTGTGGAAAATAGAGGGTGGACCTGTTGTTTCTCGTACGCAGGCAGGGAACGACTGACTGAGGGTCATCGGGGGTGGTACACATGAGGACGTGGCCGTCAGGGAAGAAGCGGAGGTACCTGTGAAAGCAATGTCAACACTTACTGTAGCTTTGACATCTAGACCACTtgcaatttaagaaaaatcatttaaaataaaaagatttttaCCTGTAGAACTCAACTTGGTGCCAAGGTCTGTAAAATCTATCCAGAGATTGTTCTCCTTGACGAATGTATGATGTCTTGCTGATATAAACACCTATGGAAAttcaacagaaaaaaagcagaggCACCACACTTGAAGTCGCAGAGTCACACTATATTTTGAACCTGGATGCAAACTATGACACAGTGCTGATGTGCATGGACAAATCTTATGTGTCATAAGACAGTACATTCTAGTTTAGTAAATGACAAAATACTTTACTTTACCATCAAACCGGACACGAGGCCTTTGCAGAAACATCTCCCTCCAGGATTTGAAGGGTACAGTTTTGATGCAATTCCGTCCCCAGACCCGATAACAAGCTAAACGCCAGATTTCTGGGTCTCTGGAGAGAATTtaagagtgaaaacaaaatgattaagTCTGAGTGAATCTAAaaccatatacacacacacaactgactTTCCATTTATTGTTCAGCCACAATGTGAGATTCTATTTTTTCTGATCCTGATTAAGCTGTTTAAATTAAAGAGGGGCCCACCTTGCACAAATATAGAACCCCCGGCAAACCAAAGACATCTGTTCCAGGGCGCGTATGTCGAGATCATTCGACACAACCCAGCGAAATATGTACATCAGAATTTCTTGCGGCAAGGCTGCATTCACAATAAGACAGGGAAAAAAGACAGACGACCGTTAATTCACGTTTGTAATGACGTAATGTTTGCAATCTAATTGATTAACCTTTTTATTTACCTGAAATGTGAGTCTGAGCCATTTCCAGCTCAGGAATGCAAATCTTTGGAGAGAGGCTTTCCAGATTGAGCTGCTGCTCAAAGTAGGCAAGCAGATCCTCAATCTCGCCATCAACATCACTGTCCCCCATTTCGCCATCAACAAAGCCGTGCTTCAtgctacaaaaataaaatacataaattctTGAGTTACGAGTTACAAAAATATGTGCTGTCCAAGTCCAAATAAACATTTGCACCAAACCTACGGAGATTCTCGCCCATGAGTTATTGCATTCACAATGTCgaaagctgtgtttttttggttcAAAACAGGatgtccaaaaagaaaaagcaactcACTAGCTTTGTCCAGCTCTTTCTGCTTTGGGAGGACGGCTGTAGTTGATTTTGAACTCAATGTCAGGCACAAGCTGCATAGCCAGGCGATAAAACTTTATAgctggggaggaaaaaaaaaattatgaagaAACAATGTGGTTTCTAATAGACATTAATAATTCTCCATTTAGTGTTATGGTGATGGCCTTTGAATTGATTCATTGTTCATTTCTGAAATAATTTCCATCCAAGATAATGAATGCTAGAATGCTGGTTAGAAATGATATTTTAAAAGAATAAGATACAACACACTCTGCAAACATACCCTCATAGACAGCCCCATTCTGCTCTTCCTGAACAGCTCTCAAGAACAGCTCTGTGGCCTGAGGGGAGAAGACTCATTTTAGTATTCGAGTGGGGAATTACATTTTAGTGACAGCACTCAACATCACATACAAGGAGTGAAActcgtcatgaaaaaaaaaaaatcacattaaaacgTACTTTCTCCTCCTGAGTAACGTCTTGGTTCCTCTTCAGACCTTTAGCTCGCAGCAGTCGGTCACCTGTTCCATAAGGTCCAGAGCCCGGTTTGAgctcagacatccactgagctCTGAACGCATTGAGCTCCAGCTGCAATTCAATTTAGAAAGTTTTAAGTGCcaagaaaaaacaacttctgAGGGAGACCGGCTAATAGGTCTGCTGATGACTCATTAATCTAAGTTCCCACATTTTTCTTCTCGGAAACTTGATAAAACGCTGCTAAGAAACATTTTCATccaaatgtttatttgacaGTATAGACATCAGCCGCCAGTGGCTGCATTGCTTTATAAAGCTTGGCATCAGCCACAGAAGAATTCACATCACTCAACCACTATTTGTAACCTTGAAAAGTTTGAAATGTTCATAAGCAAACTCTACAAACAGGTTGCTTCAGCATACATTCTCTTAAAACACAACACCCTTTTAAATATTGAGCACAAACAACAAGCAGGAAAcagaatttaaatgtaaaacatgacaGTGAGAAATATTGCTCTGCTAAGGGTTGAGACACAACTGCAATTGCCACTGACACAATCAATAATGTATTCATCTGAAAAGACATTAGTCAAGACTTCTCACCTGAAGGTTTGGGTCATCCaaaccttcatcttcatcctctaTTGTGCCTCCAATATCCGCGTTTTCGTCAGCCTTCACACAAAACAAGTTTAGTGTTACTTCATACCTTTATGATATgcagtaaatgaatgaaaaacccCAAATAATTTCATTGTTACTTTATTGTTGTGGTGTTAGATGTtagaaataaagcagaaaagTACAGTAGAATTATACAGTAGATTTTCCATGGACTGTATGCACCTGCTTACtaataaagtacattttactATATTTATCAGACTGTTGTAGTTAGAAGTTGCTTGTCAGACTAATGtttatacataaaaacatatGTAAGGTTAATTAACTGGCCATATAATTAATGTTAATCATAACTTTCTTGCTattatataacaaaataattagTCTATTGCCTGACAAGGGAAATCTGCAGAAATGTATCTGCTGATAATGCATCAATGAAAATGATCAATTACAGgttattagggctgcaactaaggattattttcataatcgattaatctgtttattattttctcgattaagtgagcacttgtttggtccatacaatgtcgatcagtgtttcccaaacctgaaaattatcctctcaaatgtcttgttttgtccacaaacctgaAATcattccgttttaatgatttctttgttatatggagcgaagaaaccagaaaagcATTCACATTGAGGAAACACTCAAAcaaatttatttatgtttatttcggtcatgtcagttagatcactcatcatcttagtgtagttcacacaaaacacataaccgaaagggaaagcaggagaagcaaaagcttatctagtcccgcccccattttgacaaaaacatgtttttttgcatcaggtagcactcagaaaTACAgactagctctagacagtcaatcagactccatgtatgtctgtacatgtgtgcataatattccgtcgtgagtgacagtctcgacttgttgcctggcatgttcaacgtcccaaaagtcacaaaatgatccaatcaatagagaTCAATTCATCAGGTTAACTATTAACTTGGATGGTGTGATAGACAATTAACCGATTAAtagaataatcgttgcagccctacagcTTACAATAccacattacattatattatttgaAAATTCGTGTCCACATCTACCAACTGCAAGATTTAATAAGATTAAAGCAAAATTCAACCGTCGGTACATGCAATACAGTTGAAGTTTAGTTTGACTTTTCTACTTTGGGCACTTCAAATTCTCTTACACATTATTTTGGTAAACCTTTAAATGCAGGATTTTAAGGTTCTTGGGGGGTATTTTAATATGTGTGTAATGATAAtacctctctcttttttattatttagggAAATAATATGGTGTACTTCGACAGCCACTGATCATATAATTAAATCGCTAACTGTTCAATACTGTTTTGAAATTCGCATGAAACACTAACTCACTGCAACAGAAAAAGCAACCACAATATAGTAAATCCAGGACACAAAAACAGGTTTGGAAATATCAGAGACAATCCCGGGAGCACACGTCACACTACGCCGTACATTACAGGTTACCACACAGGTGGCGTTAGCTCAATAAGTTAGCCTGCTAACTAGCTCGCGGGCTAACTCGGCCTCTGCGTGAATAACAACCGAAATATGCAAAGTCACCCACCATGACAGCTGGACGCAATGTCTTCCGTTTATTCCCACAAGCCGACAACACGAGCGTTTACAGTTCACGGTCGGAGAAACGGACAACACAGCGAACATATTTACGAGCTCGCAGGAACGCAGCCATCTCGCTGAGTGCCCCGGAGCTTTACAGGAAGTGGAGGCACGAGAGCGGAGGAGCCCTGCGAGGAAAAGCCTAATCTGGAGGGGCCTTTTCTCAGATATAGACTGGCAGAGAACGTGGTTATTACCACACGAATTCACTATTAACTATGAAATTAGGGAAGGACATGAAAGACAAGTCCAAACAATATACAGTGCTAAACATATTTATTAGGCCACAGCAgacctaaattaacagcattttatgtttctttaacggttaatacaccagtatgtagaagttATTTAACGGCAATGATATTTTAAAgctaatgctaaaatataagtaTTACTTTTATACATGCATTTTCAAAtctactgttttacaaaaaaaacttaaaaaaaaaaaatagtaaagcacattattatttcttgattaaaatgtattcctgaacagaaaagtgGTTGAATGTTGTGCTGGATTAATGTATGATTTCTCAGAGAAACCTagtgagccggctcaaatttgTGTATGAAAAGGTGAATTctgtttatttgccaaataaattacaaataaaatgtttagtttttgaaagatttctaaaatatttgtaATGTATTTTTAAGCACTGTATATCCAACCAATTTGCACTTGCAAAATAAATTTGTAACAGTGAACCTGAATTTCTGGGCTCGATTAGAGAATTACGTGATAAGCAAACCTGTGACAAATATTAAAATCCAAGGTAGAGATGGTATAATATACTTTGAACATAAGAACTcaagtttcacacacacaaatgcaagtTTTCTGGACTCTTCTGAAATCTGTCAATACGGATAAGAGTACACAACTGTTCATATTGGCACAAATCTCTTCAAAGAAAGAGCCATTCCCCTTAATCacgtacatttttattttgatattgcTTGATTGGTTTATTTTACCTTTTGTACATTTATCTTTTGTATTCGTGGCTTATTGACATTGTTGAAATTGGAGTACTTGTCTGTTTCATGTACATGTtcaattatttttcaaaaaagctGAAAACTGTTAAACTTTCACCACACTACATTTAGATTAAAATGATAGATTATTTCACTACGCCACCAGTACATATTTATATGATAAATATAGATTATTTCACTACATTTTCACTACACTTAAAGATACTTTCACATACAGATTATTTAATACATTattactgcttttattttatatacatatagattATTTCACCACATTATCACCACATTGAGATTATGGAAAGAGGGGGCGTGTCTTACCCGCTTGTCCTTGAAGAGAGGATGTGTCGCTCTGCTTTCAGTCATGATATTATAGTATATCACTGGAATTAGTCTGTAATGGTGATCATTGTAAAGTATCCATTGATTTCTCTTGAAAGGTGCCTTCATGAAGGTTTGCAGTGTAAATGTGTCAAAACTGTCTTCAAACTGTCTTCTTCAGTAGCTGTAGATGACTGGACTTGTTTGAATTGAGCtgaagaggcttcttcagttctgactaactgaAAACAGGTATTTGACCGCTGAGGTTACATTCATACCTGTCTAGAGAGTCGTTAAGTTTGAACACTGCAGGTCTTTTACCTCTACCCTTTCAGGTTGTTGGTCTAttgctgtatttttctttgtcagatGTTCTCcttttggagtgtttttaatGAAGGTTCGAGATCAGAATACAGGAGCTGAAACCTTTTACAGACCACATCAATGACATAGACAAGGACATCAAGTTCACCTGTGAAGATGTCAAAGACACAGAACGCCCTGGCCTTCTTGGATTGTGGTGGGCACATTGGAGGAGACAGAAACCCCAGCAACGAAATATACAGCCGTCATCAGAACCGTGCAGGAGTGTCCTCACTATACATTTCACAGCTCATCTGGACAGGACTCAGCTGTCCACCTACACCTGAAGGACAAGGGAGACTCGTTTGAGGAtgaaaatgtccacattctgaAAGAGGAGTGAGGGAAGCCATCTAGAGAAACCACCACTCAGTATCGGAACAATATTAGGCCTCATCTTTCATTCTTAAATTGAAgtacaatgttttcttttctttttttttttttaccaatggTACTAGTCAACAACTAGATATGGATACAAACTGTGAAAGaaggtttttcttctttgtacTATTGTACTACCAGTGAAGTCTTCTTACACTACTGGTGAATATATAGACCTGCTTGGTGCAAATGTGGTCTCTAAGGCACATTATCCACCTTTTGAAGAGAATTTTTACAACATTGTTTGagaactattttgatcatcaatttATTGGTGTGTACGGAAGAGGATTGGGGCCACATGTGAAGAAAAAATTGGAAAAAGATTAATTCTGACTCTTTCAGAATCTCAGAAGTCAGgctgttttattgctttatattagtttccatttttttcacacgtggccctaatcctctttcATTGGTTTGACTGTAGTtcgtttttaaaataaacaagttcTTTGATCTCAGTTTCTTTAATGtccatatttgttttgtatggAATATGATTACACCACATGAGAAAACTTTTTTTGggaaacaaaatttaaaaaataaagaccgAATTCTGAGAGTTTTTCTCTAATAAATAAGTTCTTTGAtctcagcttctttaatgtcaatatttgcttcactgtgacagtgaaaggAATATTTTTGTTGACCGGAAGTCAGAGATTGGACTCAAAGAAGACAAATCATAACAAGAGATGACTGATCTTTTTGCATCCACCTTTGCTGTGACATTTGATTTAGGTTGGATATTGTTTGTGAAGGGCTTTAAATCATATTAAATAGATATTAAATAGCTTAATGTGGTTCCATATGTTAAGATGTGTGCATTAACGGGACATCGACACATGACAAACAGTGCAAACGGCGGAGAGGGAGGCAGCAGATGACCATTTTAAATCTCGCGTTGTATCTTTGGAGAGCTGTGATTTGTTATGATGAGACCGCATCAACGCGAGACTACGATGCCTCCCCCTAAAAAAACGGCCTAGGTGAAATTATATTTATGTTGTATGGTGatgcgtgttgttgtttttaaacgcAGTGGATTAGATAATCTCAACCAGACGAGATTATTATCCACTCAGGTATTTGTTGAGCCTCGTCCACAGATGCTCGTCTTTGTGTGGATGTCGATGTAACGGGAGGAGGGTGAGTGTTTTTCGCTGCTTTTCGTTGCATTTTGGGCTGTTTTTCGTCTAAAACAGCTGGGTTAGCTGTTAGCACAACACCATCACATTGAGCAGCAACTGTACAGTGTTCGTTCACCATTAACTGCAGCACTCGACTCGTTAACCGTTAACTAAACTCCAGTGTAGTATTAGCTAAACCACACGTTCACGTAACTACGTGGATTACATCACAGTCATGGTTATTTAGTGCCAAGTTAGCTTTGACGCTGCAAAGGAACCTCAACTTCAAATACAGCCACAAATTAACGgggaaaacatggaaaacagcGTAAAAATGATGAAGGCCAGTGCTTTGAAAATGCACACTGCTGCCCACTGgtggaaatgtttaaaattcagACTTCAGACTACTGTATTGTCCATTACATTCACATAAAGTGGGAATTTGTCATAAAAGTGGCATAAGTggcataaaaacaataacacacaaatttaaaaaagtatataaaataaaatataaatgcgGGTAGGCGGGTCTACTTGAgggtagggatgggaatcagtattggtccgatactggtcaaaattacTGGATctgatattggacagataaaaatgtgaaattcgATACAatcctatatatcacatgcttcactagactgtaaaaatgtaaatacaaatcagcaTAAGTCATTTTATCTGAGGACATCTTGAAATAGTGTCCCCATCATATAGTTTGTCTGCAGTATGGACACGTTTAAAATGTGGAATTAAAACGTTATTGCAATTCTCTGTCAATCaagttactgtgtgtgtcatgcCTACTTTGTTGAGGGCATTGGGATTCATACAGCTGTACACAgataaacatcttttttttgtcttctcagATAGACGAGGGCAAGTCCATGATACCATGAGTCCTCCAGCTCTGCCTGCGGTCTTCTGCTGTTGTCACAGGAAAATCTGGTTGCATTCAGCAGCAGGAGATGAACACATGGATATTTTCAGCCCATGATGACATGGAAATATAAGCATAATGGATAGATACACCAACATCAGACAGCTTGGGGACGGCACCTACGGCTCCGTGATTCTTGGCCGTAGTCTGGAGTCAGGAGAGCTTGTTGCCATAAAGAAGTGAGTATCTGGAAGTTTGTTATGTGTTTCAGTGGAAACTGCAATAAACCTGATTGTTCTAACATATATTAAAAAGTGGATTTATTCTCTAGAATGAAAAGAAAGTTCTACTCCTGGGAAGAATGCATTAATCTCCGTGAAGTCAAGGTGAgttcattattttaacattatttcacacttttgaacacacaaatgcattatAGAAAAATCAACCCAACACTATTCTTAATAAAAGCTATTCAGAGtttaatcttaattaaatgGAGATCAAATGTTTGTTATGGgctcatataacaaagacaCTTAAGTAGGGGTTAGgtagggttaaaaaaaacttgccAATTCATATTGATCTTCATTTGAATGGTATGATAttgacaaaacaacataacatcacTGTTGTCTTGATGAGTAAAAAGGGCATGGAGGCAGACTAAGCAttgctcacagcaccctctgctgaaTAACTGAATTACTTCAAACTGAATGATCACGTAGGACTGAACTGTAGAGTTGTACTTTGTGATTATTTCAGTAAAAACTACTTTAGGTTAGAATTTTGTATTTTAAGGATGCAACAACTTCGagatattttaattttgtaCAATTAGCAACATAAGTTCTGTGAAATTCTCTTTGATGACCAAGTGAAATTGGTATGGAAAACTGAAGCATCTCTAAATGAATTGATAGcaaattgaataaaatagaaCTTTTGTGAatcacagtgttgtaatgtaacatagcacattttatatcagaaaagtgATACTTAAGTTCACTAagtgtcatatactttaagacttttactttccTCGTAAAATACTTGTACTTTGGCTCAGGAAATCGTAGCAGTTCCTCAGCCCTAATGTTTAAATGATGTTTCCCGATTGGGTtgatttttctgcattttgtgtTGACCAGAGAAGTTAATAATGACGTGATGATTTCTGAATAATTGTAGCCCAGTTGTcaaatatttctgtttgtttcttttcacactAAAGTCTAAATTTCCTCGCAGCTCAGAGTCACTCACCAGCTGTAACTGTAGAAGGTGATTCTTGTGTGCTGTTGGTTTTGAGCTCTGGTTTCCATCCCAGCCTACACACCCTCTCTCCTTGAGCTTGACTTGTTAGCGCAGTAAAACGTGTAGAACACACTTGTCCTCAGAGTCCTGCTAATTAGATGTTAATTACTGCATGTCACACCTTAAAATCGCAAAATCCCTTTACAGCTTTCTCTCCTTACTAAACCTGTATCATCCCAGTGCATGGGAAGACTCTACATCCATCCTGCTTCCTATTACAGTttattttctccccccccccctttttaaataactaaaatCAGCTAAATTTCAGCTTTTacccccaaaacaaacacaagccaTGTTTTAACTagagggtttttgttttatagtCCTAAGCTGTGCTTCTCTGAATGTGCTGCAGTGACTTGTGTTTAGAATCCAGCATGTTTagattcactttttttattttttaccttaaTTTTGTTACTCTTAC includes the following:
- the fbxo9 gene encoding F-box only protein 9; the protein is MADENADIGGTIEDEDEGLDDPNLQLELNAFRAQWMSELKPGSGPYGTGDRLLRAKGLKRNQDVTQEEKATELFLRAVQEEQNGAVYEAIKFYRLAMQLVPDIEFKINYSRPPKAERAGQSYMKHGFVDGEMGDSDVDGEIEDLLAYFEQQLNLESLSPKICIPELEMAQTHISALPQEILMYIFRWVVSNDLDIRALEQMSLVCRGFYICARDPEIWRLACYRVWGRNCIKTVPFKSWREMFLQRPRVRFDGVYISKTSYIRQGEQSLDRFYRPWHQVEFYRYLRFFPDGHVLMCTTPDDPQSVVPCLRTRNNRLDPVLLGHFRLSQETDNQTKVFAVVCKKKEEKGAEIQRSRFCRRNPAPEAEHSFHVALHVSPGGRQSKLTWIHHSCHINYKMTGETVVTTFDLNRMYTPFYFARVKSYTAFSEQPL